A window from Pagrus major chromosome 4, Pma_NU_1.0 encodes these proteins:
- the psmd14 gene encoding 26S proteasome non-ATPase regulatory subunit 14 yields MDRLLRLGGGMPGLGQGPPTDAPAVDTAEQVYISSLALLKMLKHGRAGVPMEVMGLMLGEFVDDYTVRVIDVFAMPQSGTGVSVEAVDPVFQAKMLDMLKQTGRPEMVVGWYHSHPGFGCWLSGVDINTQQSFEALSERAVAVVVDPIQSVKGKVVIDAFRLINANMMVLGHEPRQTTSNLGHLNKPSIQALIHGLNRHYYSITINYRKNELEQKMLLNLHKKSWMEGLTLQDYSEHCKLNETIVKEMLELAKNYNKAVEEEDKMTPEQLAIKNVGKQDPKRHLEEHVDVLMTSNIVQCLAAMLDTVVFQ; encoded by the exons ATGGACCGGCTGCTTAGGCTCGGAGGTGGAATGCCAGGGCTTGGCCAG GGCCCCCCGACAGATGCACCTGCTGTGGACACAGCTGAGCAGGTGTACATCTCCTCTCTGGCTCTGCTCAAG ATGTTGAAGCACGGGCGTGCTGGTGTACCGATGGAGGTCATGGGACTGATGCTGGGAGAATTTGTTGATGACTACACAGTGCGAGTGATTGATGTGTTTGCCATGCCCCAGTCAGGAACA GGTGTGAGTGTTGAAGCTGTGGACCCGGTCTTCCAGGCCAAGATGTTGGACATGCTGAAGCAGACTGGCAG ACCAGAGATGGTGGTGGGATGGTACCACAGTCATCCTGGTTTTGGCTGTTGGTTGTCTGGCGtggacatcaacacacagcAGAGCTTCGAGGCCCTGTCAGAGCGCGCCGTCGCAGTGGTGGTTGATCCCATTCAGAGCGTCAAAGGAAAG GTTGTTATTGATGCCTTCAGACTGATCAATGCCAACATGATGGTGCTGGGTCATGAACCAAGACAAACCACATCAAACCTGGGTCATCTGAACAAGCCTTCAATCCAG gCTCTGATTCATGGACTAAACAGACATTACTACTCCATCACCATCAATTACAGGAAAAACGAGCTGGAGCAAAAG ATGCTGTTGAACCTGCACAAGAAGAGCTGGATGGAGGGTCTGACCCTGCAGGACTACAGTGAGCACTGCAAGCTCAATGAGACCATTGTCAAGGAGATGCTGGAGCTGGCTAAGAACTATAATAAG GCTGTTGAAGAAGAGGACAAAATGACCCCAGAACAGCTGGCAATCAAGAATGTTGGAAAACAG GACCCCAAGAGGCACTTGGAGGAGCATGTAGATGTTTTAATGACATCCAACATTGTTCAGTGCCTAGCTGCCATGTTGGATACGGTCGTTTTCCAGTGA